A genomic segment from Hyalangium minutum encodes:
- a CDS encoding c-type cytochrome, translating into MTLRTKLLTGLTALLSIAGGTALATPPGSTLKAEPLPQHKVPTSKEGNLVVGMCDGETSLEVKGVKEGERMSREQALQVTGALMEEWRRKNPSANWDDVPLPGSAIAQAPQPPPSPKPQGPRSPPALPPTPQKPAAGGSTKTEGATAASGASDVAAQKGVSLQTGHTYGAFSERDERIWAASTQAFVEEGNRIFHDAEALGGTIAVSCDMCHPDAANTHPETYPKYQVQLGRVALLRDMINWCIENPVRGKPLADDDPKMKAMEAFIYAKRKGAKLEFGKH; encoded by the coding sequence ATGACGCTGCGAACGAAGCTCCTCACAGGTCTCACCGCGCTGCTGTCCATCGCCGGGGGCACCGCGCTGGCCACTCCCCCCGGCTCCACCTTGAAGGCCGAGCCCTTGCCTCAGCACAAAGTCCCCACCTCGAAGGAGGGCAACCTCGTCGTCGGCATGTGTGATGGCGAGACCTCCCTGGAGGTGAAGGGCGTGAAAGAGGGCGAGCGGATGTCACGCGAACAGGCGCTGCAGGTGACGGGCGCGCTGATGGAAGAGTGGCGCCGCAAGAACCCGAGCGCGAACTGGGACGACGTGCCACTGCCCGGCTCGGCCATCGCGCAGGCGCCCCAGCCTCCGCCGAGCCCCAAGCCACAGGGGCCTCGCAGCCCACCGGCGCTGCCGCCCACGCCGCAGAAGCCTGCGGCGGGCGGCTCGACGAAGACAGAGGGAGCGACGGCAGCCTCGGGGGCCTCGGATGTCGCCGCGCAGAAGGGCGTCAGCCTGCAGACGGGCCACACGTACGGCGCGTTCAGCGAGCGCGATGAGCGCATCTGGGCCGCGTCCACCCAAGCGTTCGTGGAGGAGGGCAACCGCATCTTCCACGACGCGGAAGCGCTGGGCGGCACCATCGCGGTGTCGTGCGACATGTGCCATCCGGACGCGGCAAACACGCACCCGGAGACGTACCCGAAGTATCAGGTCCAGCTGGGGCGCGTGGCGCTGCTGCGAGACATGATCAACTGGTGCATCGAGAACCCGGTGCGCGGCAAGCCGCTGGCGGACGATGACCCGAAGATGAAGGCCATGGAGGCGTTCATCTACGCCAAGCGCAAGGGCGCCAAGCTGGAGTTCGGCAAGCACTGA
- a CDS encoding tetratricopeptide repeat protein: MLKESTQPVSPGSAEQAQAFASLPEQAPLTVLPPESDPSGFTERAPVLVSLLPDDALAQALARGDALAVHGALSARLAREPSGPLRGTLQEILGNRSLFTVAESPPHIAGFLGTGIQWVGLPAPEAQQTQFIATRAIRLLGVPLWPLGEHLLQRGRDGQLQVLGRVAVGSSSLATRRVSYLALGALMLASAGAALAPFAVREVHITNGFSRPIEVSLDGEHLTVEPGQIFQHQTYGLGEPYLVTARWPGAARPFETLEVESNQRTIYNVLGAASLSWNRQPEPSTQASLPDRVYSLPSDAGLALKGGWETRVRDELNWGHPSTAAALAKAVFLADPSQIEAGREAARILVQDQAREALWFARELPQAFPEDLAVGQLAQDVLIALDERSVAFKLYEPLAKADPDSVGKALLAARAAPPEQVRDAYARVLERFPEAPEAMRALARIHLADGYPSEALKLLEAALAKAPESLEDLELRVRVLIAADEVRAASVAVKKFHNEPRHASWELAVLAGRLARIAGPGRTQYVARDLIPPAFANSPEHLVAFALLTGDSSVSDKELNGVADPVAREALTLTRAVIKDFESAVKRAPQTEDTVLRRLDPETATLLALELSRRGEKEAASRVFGTSLTLLAARAPLLAYVSSGAVRPEFFLLPPGLQAAAYLIHARAFEQNRLVDQSYARWADGLGGMARQAFGIKDPEPTMWRDPKYEFREHPPRHHAPLIIWHIRGSGLPPPEGPPPTPAPERTGARIPRPWPATWR, encoded by the coding sequence ATGTTGAAGGAGTCCACCCAGCCGGTTTCCCCCGGATCCGCGGAGCAGGCGCAGGCGTTCGCCTCTCTGCCAGAGCAGGCTCCCCTCACTGTCCTACCACCCGAGTCGGATCCGAGCGGCTTCACGGAACGCGCTCCCGTCCTCGTCTCGCTCCTGCCGGATGACGCGCTCGCACAGGCCCTGGCCCGAGGCGACGCTCTGGCCGTGCACGGTGCGCTCTCAGCCCGCCTCGCCCGTGAGCCTTCAGGCCCTCTTCGTGGCACCCTCCAGGAGATCCTCGGCAACCGCAGCCTCTTCACGGTGGCTGAGAGCCCTCCCCACATCGCCGGCTTCCTGGGCACCGGCATTCAGTGGGTCGGGTTGCCCGCGCCGGAGGCACAGCAGACGCAGTTCATCGCCACGCGCGCCATCCGTCTCCTCGGTGTGCCGCTCTGGCCGCTCGGAGAGCACCTCCTGCAGCGGGGGCGGGATGGGCAGCTCCAGGTGCTGGGGCGCGTGGCCGTCGGTTCGTCCTCTCTCGCTACGCGGCGGGTCAGCTACCTCGCCCTGGGCGCACTGATGCTGGCTTCGGCCGGCGCCGCCCTGGCGCCCTTTGCCGTGCGCGAGGTGCACATCACCAATGGCTTCTCCCGGCCCATCGAGGTGAGCCTGGATGGAGAGCACCTCACGGTCGAGCCCGGGCAGATCTTCCAGCATCAGACGTATGGCTTGGGGGAGCCGTACCTCGTGACGGCGCGGTGGCCGGGCGCGGCCAGGCCCTTCGAGACGCTCGAGGTCGAGTCGAACCAGCGGACGATCTACAACGTCCTGGGAGCGGCCTCGCTGAGCTGGAATCGCCAGCCAGAGCCCTCGACTCAGGCCTCGCTGCCGGATCGCGTCTACAGCCTCCCGTCCGACGCAGGGCTGGCCCTGAAGGGGGGCTGGGAGACGCGGGTTCGCGACGAGCTCAACTGGGGACATCCGTCCACCGCCGCCGCGCTGGCCAAGGCCGTCTTCCTGGCCGATCCCTCGCAAATCGAGGCGGGCCGGGAGGCCGCCCGCATTCTGGTGCAGGACCAGGCGCGGGAGGCGCTCTGGTTCGCCCGTGAGCTGCCCCAGGCCTTCCCGGAGGATCTCGCTGTCGGCCAGCTCGCGCAGGACGTGCTCATCGCCCTGGACGAGCGCTCCGTGGCGTTCAAGCTCTACGAGCCGCTGGCCAAGGCTGATCCGGACTCCGTGGGCAAGGCGCTCCTGGCGGCCCGCGCCGCGCCGCCGGAGCAAGTGCGCGACGCCTACGCCCGCGTGCTGGAGCGCTTCCCCGAGGCTCCCGAGGCGATGCGCGCCCTCGCCCGGATTCACCTCGCGGACGGCTATCCCAGCGAGGCGCTCAAGCTGCTCGAAGCGGCCTTGGCCAAGGCCCCCGAGTCCCTGGAGGACCTGGAGCTGCGCGTGCGGGTCTTGATTGCCGCGGATGAGGTCCGTGCCGCCTCCGTGGCCGTGAAGAAATTTCACAACGAGCCACGCCACGCTTCGTGGGAGCTGGCGGTGCTCGCGGGCCGGCTCGCCCGCATTGCGGGGCCCGGCCGCACGCAGTACGTCGCGAGAGACCTGATTCCTCCCGCCTTCGCGAACTCGCCCGAGCACCTCGTGGCTTTTGCGCTCCTCACGGGCGACAGCAGCGTCTCGGACAAGGAGCTGAACGGCGTAGCCGATCCCGTGGCCCGCGAGGCCCTGACGCTCACCCGCGCCGTCATCAAGGACTTCGAGTCCGCGGTGAAGCGGGCTCCTCAAACCGAGGACACCGTGCTGCGCCGCCTGGACCCGGAGACTGCCACCCTGCTGGCTCTGGAGCTCTCACGCCGAGGCGAGAAGGAGGCCGCAAGCCGCGTCTTCGGTACCAGCCTGACGCTCCTGGCTGCCCGCGCGCCCCTGCTGGCCTATGTGAGCTCGGGAGCGGTGCGGCCCGAGTTCTTCCTGCTGCCTCCAGGGCTCCAGGCCGCCGCGTACCTGATCCACGCCCGGGCCTTCGAACAGAACCGGCTGGTGGATCAATCCTATGCGCGCTGGGCCGATGGCCTCGGCGGCATGGCGCGTCAGGCGTTCGGCATCAAGGACCCGGAGCCCACGATGTGGCGGGATCCGAAGTACGAGTTCCGGGAGCATCCGCCCAGGCACCATGCTCCGCTCATCATCTGGCACATCCGAGGCAGCGGGCTGCCGCCTCCGGAGGGACCTCCGCCCACGCCCGCACCGGAGCGGACCGGGGCGCGCATCCCCCGGCCCTGGCCCGCGACCTGGCGGTAG
- a CDS encoding tetratricopeptide repeat protein, whose product MAENPFSEATRLMARGRIKAAFHRFFEAAKAGDSRAQLNVGYLYDTGHGVARSRTSALAWYRKAVRGGEAAAANNIGTVYRDEGRLRLAVRWFEKSAAMGDKDALLEVARLYAGPLEEPVQARKVLARVRDSKRASAGSRKEAAQLLRKLEQRQR is encoded by the coding sequence GTGGCGGAGAATCCTTTCTCCGAGGCCACTCGCCTGATGGCGCGAGGCCGCATCAAAGCGGCCTTCCACCGCTTCTTCGAGGCGGCGAAAGCGGGAGACTCCCGGGCACAGCTGAACGTGGGCTACCTCTACGACACGGGCCATGGAGTGGCGCGGTCCCGCACCAGTGCTCTGGCGTGGTACCGGAAGGCGGTGCGTGGAGGCGAGGCGGCGGCGGCGAACAACATCGGCACCGTCTACCGGGACGAGGGCCGGCTGCGGCTGGCGGTCCGGTGGTTCGAGAAGTCCGCCGCGATGGGAGACAAGGACGCGCTGCTCGAGGTGGCCCGGCTCTATGCGGGACCGCTGGAGGAGCCCGTGCAGGCCCGGAAGGTGCTCGCGCGGGTCCGCGACTCCAAGCGCGCGAGCGCGGGCAGCCGCAAAGAGGCAGCACAGTTGTTGCGCAAGCTCGAGCAGCGCCAGCGCTGA